From Opitutaceae bacterium, the proteins below share one genomic window:
- a CDS encoding ATP-binding protein, which produces MPEIRRIVVFGPESTGKSTLAEGLARHFDEPWSPEYVRQYWIDHDGDITAESLEAIGRGQLEGELAAEQKAKRMVFCDTDLLTCCLWDDLLFPGYCPDWVRTEGDARARSASMYLFCENDLPYVPDPMRSYPTEEGRRMCRELWQRTLEELGIGYVLVKGTGEERLEGAIGAVEALLAD; this is translated from the coding sequence ATGCCTGAAATCCGGCGCATTGTCGTCTTCGGTCCCGAATCGACCGGCAAATCCACCTTGGCGGAAGGTCTGGCTCGGCACTTCGACGAACCATGGTCGCCGGAGTATGTCCGTCAGTATTGGATCGATCATGATGGCGACATCACGGCCGAGAGCCTCGAGGCCATCGGTCGGGGACAACTGGAAGGGGAGTTGGCCGCGGAGCAGAAAGCAAAGCGGATGGTCTTCTGCGACACGGACCTGCTGACCTGCTGCCTCTGGGACGATCTTCTCTTCCCGGGGTATTGTCCGGACTGGGTCAGGACCGAAGGCGATGCCCGGGCCCGGAGTGCCTCGATGTATCTGTTCTGCGAAAACGACCTGCCCTACGTGCCGGATCCCATGCGCAGCTATCCGACCGAGGAGGGTCGTCGCATGTGCCGGGAGCTCTGGCAGCGGACCCTGGAGGAATTGGGGATCGGGTATGTCTTGGTCAAAGGGACTGGGGAAGAACGACTGGAAGGGGCCATTGGTGCCGTGGAAGCGCTGCTTGCCGATTGA
- a CDS encoding glutamate-cysteine ligase family protein — translation MRSTLRLFQKYGLELEYMVVNRSDLAVAPVVDRIMIHQTGEPVGTCVVGQCEVSNELAAHVFELKVPAPIDSITRAESSFVDAIRETNRILSVGDWQLLPGAMHPLMDPVHESTTWAHEGRDIYETYDRIFDCHGHGWFNLQSCHLNLPFGDDDEFGLLHAAIILILPFLPALSAGSPFIEGKVSGLLDTRLDVYRRNQQRFPSISGMMVPEPAFTRADYERMILQPMYREISPVDPESVLQEEWLNSRAAIARFDRGAIEIRLLDVQECPRADMAICELIVHTLKWLVEHRDPYLKKWALRSSTEKRRDQLLEVIKAGRQAEVVLPDIREAFRLPTRDHTAGELWGHILEKIGIEPLDPEYRNVIEFILTHGNLAERQLKFHAATNGARPFEPLMREMGACLEENRQLDPSKNV, via the coding sequence ATGCGCTCGACCCTTCGACTTTTTCAGAAATACGGACTCGAACTTGAGTACATGGTGGTCAACCGGTCCGACCTCGCGGTCGCGCCGGTGGTTGACCGGATCATGATCCACCAGACCGGAGAGCCGGTCGGCACCTGCGTGGTCGGACAATGCGAGGTCTCCAACGAACTCGCCGCCCACGTCTTTGAGCTCAAGGTCCCGGCCCCGATCGATTCGATCACTCGAGCGGAATCCTCCTTCGTGGATGCGATCCGCGAGACCAACCGGATCCTCTCGGTGGGCGACTGGCAGCTCCTGCCCGGCGCCATGCACCCTCTGATGGATCCCGTCCACGAATCCACCACCTGGGCACACGAAGGGCGCGACATCTACGAGACCTACGACCGCATCTTCGACTGTCACGGCCACGGGTGGTTCAACCTCCAGAGCTGCCATCTCAATCTGCCCTTCGGCGATGACGACGAATTCGGGCTCCTCCACGCCGCCATCATCCTCATCCTCCCTTTCCTTCCGGCCCTGTCGGCCGGGAGTCCCTTCATCGAGGGGAAGGTCAGCGGATTGCTCGACACCCGGCTGGATGTCTATCGGCGCAATCAGCAGCGGTTCCCGTCCATTTCCGGCATGATGGTCCCGGAGCCCGCCTTCACCCGGGCCGATTACGAGCGGATGATCCTCCAGCCGATGTATCGGGAGATTTCACCGGTGGATCCCGAGAGTGTCCTCCAGGAGGAGTGGTTGAACTCCCGTGCCGCCATTGCCCGGTTCGACCGGGGGGCGATCGAGATCCGCCTGCTCGACGTCCAGGAATGCCCCCGGGCCGACATGGCGATCTGCGAGCTGATCGTTCATACTTTGAAGTGGTTGGTCGAACACCGTGACCCCTACCTGAAGAAATGGGCCCTGCGGTCATCGACCGAGAAGCGCCGGGATCAACTCCTCGAGGTGATCAAGGCCGGCCGTCAGGCCGAAGTCGTCCTCCCCGACATCCGGGAGGCCTTCCGCCTTCCCACCCGTGACCACACGGCCGGGGAGCTCTGGGGTCATATCCTGGAGAAGATCGGCATTGAACCTCTCGACCCCGAATACCGGAACGTGATCGAATTCATCCTCACCCATGGCAATCTCGCCGAACGGCAGCTGAAGTTTCATGCCGCGACCAACGGCGCAAGACCCTTTGAGCCGCTCATGCGGGAAATGGGCGCCTGCCTTGAGGAAAACCGCCAGCTGGATCCTTCGAAAAACGTCTGA
- a CDS encoding class I SAM-dependent methyltransferase, whose product MRKIKHTVISEDLATYIDKHRFDAGDTLLKELREETWAALPDWAGMQIPGDQGAFLTSLVAAMGARLVVEIGTFTGTSAICIARGLPAGGHLHCFDISDEFTSIARRYWKKAGLDNRITLHLGPATELLGQLPDQEIDFAFLDADKTGYAGYFEALLPRMRKNGLIAFDNAFRSGRVLDANPDDDSKAINALNQKLARDPRVQASLLTIGDGILLARKL is encoded by the coding sequence ATGAGAAAAATCAAGCACACCGTCATCAGCGAAGATCTGGCCACCTACATCGACAAGCACCGGTTCGATGCCGGCGATACGCTTCTCAAGGAACTGCGCGAAGAAACCTGGGCGGCGCTGCCGGACTGGGCCGGGATGCAGATCCCCGGCGACCAGGGTGCGTTTCTGACCAGCCTGGTGGCCGCCATGGGCGCGAGACTCGTGGTCGAGATCGGGACCTTCACCGGAACCAGCGCCATCTGTATCGCCCGGGGTCTCCCGGCGGGTGGCCATCTTCACTGCTTTGACATCAGCGACGAATTCACCTCGATCGCCCGACGCTACTGGAAGAAGGCCGGTCTGGACAACCGGATCACCCTGCACCTGGGTCCCGCCACCGAACTTCTGGGTCAACTGCCCGACCAGGAAATCGACTTTGCCTTTCTCGATGCGGACAAGACCGGCTACGCCGGCTATTTCGAGGCCCTTCTGCCCCGCATGCGGAAGAATGGATTGATCGCCTTCGACAATGCCTTCCGCAGCGGACGCGTCCTCGACGCCAATCCCGATGACGACAGCAAGGCGATCAACGCCCTCAACCAGAAGCTGGCCAGGGATCCTCGAGTCCAGGCCTCCCTTCTGACCATCGGCGACGGCATCCTGCTGGCTCGGAAACTGTAG
- a CDS encoding GxxExxY protein — protein sequence MNENEIGTIIIDAAIDLHRGLGPGLLESIYEVTLARRLEKAGLKVARQIPVPIEFEGENFDEGFRADLIVEGKVIIELKSIEKINPAHKKQLLTYLKLTGLKLGYLLIFGEALMRNGITRTINGSLDDSHCVFVSP from the coding sequence ATGAATGAGAATGAAATTGGAACGATCATCATCGACGCTGCCATCGATCTTCACCGAGGGCTGGGTCCCGGACTCCTGGAGAGTATCTACGAAGTGACCTTGGCACGTCGACTGGAGAAAGCGGGACTCAAAGTCGCCCGACAAATCCCTGTGCCAATCGAGTTTGAAGGAGAAAATTTCGACGAAGGCTTTCGGGCCGATTTGATTGTCGAAGGCAAGGTGATCATCGAATTGAAATCGATCGAGAAGATCAATCCGGCACACAAGAAGCAGCTGCTTACCTACCTGAAGCTCACAGGGCTGAAACTGGGATATCTCCTCATCTTCGGCGAGGCGTTAATGAGAAATGGTATCACTCGGACCATCAACGGAAGCCTCGACGATTCGCACTGTGTCTTTGTGTCTCCGTGA
- a CDS encoding Gfo/Idh/MocA family oxidoreductase, with product MKKTPNPIRIGFVGVGQIAKAHLKRYEGIPGAQVVAAADLNAEELARVAALHSIPDTYSDFREMLKREDIDAVDVCLHNNLHAPVTIASLKAGKHVYCEKPMAGALKDAENMLKAAQKTGRKLSIQLSTVFSQESKAARRLIADGHLGRIYHSKSSGWRRRGRPFVDGYGTESFVKKEIAAGGALYDMGVYHISQILDLLGAPEIARISGKIYQETSMDEKRRKSSGYNVEELGLGLVRFANGTTMEVIEAWAAHLNPFEGSYLLGSEGGIRLDPFSYFNTTGDMPMNASFDLGSADSRWHSLNPMETAYDSPQHHWIAALQGLVPLLPTAEIALKTMLISEGIYLSDRLGREVTAAEVSKASVSTAIKL from the coding sequence ATGAAAAAGACCCCGAATCCCATCCGCATCGGTTTTGTCGGCGTCGGTCAGATCGCCAAAGCCCACCTGAAGAGGTACGAAGGCATCCCGGGCGCCCAGGTCGTGGCCGCAGCCGACCTCAATGCGGAGGAATTGGCGCGGGTCGCCGCGCTCCATTCGATTCCCGACACCTACTCCGATTTCAGGGAGATGCTCAAACGCGAAGACATCGACGCGGTCGACGTCTGCCTCCACAACAACCTTCATGCCCCGGTCACGATTGCGTCTCTCAAGGCGGGCAAGCACGTCTACTGCGAAAAGCCGATGGCCGGCGCCCTCAAGGACGCCGAGAACATGCTGAAAGCCGCCCAAAAAACCGGACGCAAACTCAGCATCCAGCTCTCAACGGTCTTTTCCCAGGAGTCAAAGGCCGCACGCAGGTTGATCGCCGACGGGCACCTCGGCCGGATTTATCATTCCAAGTCAAGCGGGTGGCGCCGCCGCGGTCGCCCCTTCGTCGACGGATACGGAACCGAAAGCTTCGTCAAGAAGGAGATCGCTGCCGGTGGCGCCCTCTATGACATGGGAGTCTATCACATTTCGCAGATCCTCGATCTACTCGGTGCGCCCGAGATTGCCCGCATATCCGGCAAGATCTACCAGGAAACCTCGATGGACGAAAAGCGCCGGAAATCCAGCGGCTACAATGTCGAGGAACTGGGGCTCGGCCTGGTCAGGTTCGCCAACGGAACCACCATGGAGGTGATCGAAGCCTGGGCCGCCCACCTCAACCCCTTTGAGGGCAGCTACCTGCTGGGATCCGAGGGGGGCATCCGGCTCGATCCGTTCAGCTACTTCAACACCACCGGCGACATGCCGATGAATGCGAGCTTCGATCTGGGAAGCGCCGACTCCCGCTGGCACAGTCTGAATCCGATGGAGACGGCTTACGATTCCCCGCAACACCACTGGATTGCCGCGCTCCAGGGGTTGGTTCCACTGCTTCCGACTGCCGAGATCGCCCTGAAGACCATGTTGATCAGCGAGGGCATCTACCTCTCCGATCGCCTCGGTCGCGAGGTCACCGCCGCCGAAGTCAGCAAGGCCTCCGTCTCGACCGCGATCAAGCTCTGA
- a CDS encoding glycoside hydrolase family 2 TIM barrel-domain containing protein yields MRPVITSFLTLIIMLIPAPLPGADWQPATAPLMTPWSEKVDPGNVLPEYPRPQMRRMDWQNLNGLWEFEEALVTDPLPGGRTLAETILVPFPWESALSGIRRQLDSRRAFYRRTFEIPAGWAGQRILLHFEAVDWEASVFINGRFAGEHRGGYDPFSFDITPHLSTTGPQEVIVRVYDPGNAEGIAVGKQANDRFDNPQRYTYAPSSGIWLPVWLEPVPEQFIADFHATPSIGEESLEVTVSPDAQNDDLSVEVIARTGATVVGTAMGSPNLPLTVPVPRPRLWWPNDPFLYDLDVILKKNGEEVDRVTGYFGMRKISLGAVRVNDRGPVQKLFLNNRFVFQMGPLDQGFWPDGLYTHPTDEALRWDVEQIKAWGFNMIRKHIKVESRRWFYHCDRAGLLVWQDMPSTFKKRTESEKAQFELELSRMVRMHWNSPCIVNWIVFNEHWGAYDVERLTNFVMALDPSRMVTGNSGIDAGQPDVDYQVGHIKDNHHYRPPTNPHPAHNRATVNGEYGAIGYLLEGHVWDVDGPWVHYNYEGREAATEEYVTFVDQLLEFKSKDALSGAVYTQWTDLENEMNGLYTYDRKVEKLDRDRVTAANRSLWEGDLKGVETTKVEFTNTTDGGAAETPD; encoded by the coding sequence ATGAGGCCCGTCATCACCAGTTTTCTCACCCTGATCATCATGCTGATTCCCGCCCCTCTTCCCGGTGCCGATTGGCAACCGGCGACCGCTCCCCTGATGACCCCGTGGTCCGAAAAAGTGGATCCCGGCAATGTGCTGCCGGAATACCCGCGTCCCCAGATGCGGCGCATGGACTGGCAGAACCTGAATGGTCTCTGGGAATTCGAGGAGGCGCTTGTCACAGATCCGCTGCCCGGGGGGCGGACTCTGGCGGAGACCATCCTCGTGCCGTTCCCATGGGAGTCGGCCCTGTCGGGCATCCGGCGCCAACTGGATTCCCGGCGGGCCTTCTATCGGCGGACCTTTGAGATTCCCGCCGGGTGGGCGGGGCAGCGGATTCTGCTGCACTTCGAGGCGGTCGATTGGGAGGCGTCTGTCTTCATCAATGGCCGATTCGCGGGTGAACACCGCGGCGGTTATGATCCCTTCTCTTTCGATATAACCCCCCATCTTTCGACCACCGGCCCGCAGGAAGTCATTGTCCGCGTCTACGATCCCGGCAACGCGGAAGGAATCGCGGTCGGCAAACAGGCCAACGACCGATTCGACAACCCCCAGCGCTACACCTATGCCCCATCGTCGGGCATCTGGTTGCCGGTCTGGCTGGAGCCGGTCCCTGAGCAGTTCATTGCCGATTTCCACGCGACGCCGTCCATCGGTGAGGAATCCCTGGAGGTGACCGTCAGCCCCGATGCCCAAAACGATGACCTGTCGGTCGAAGTCATCGCCCGAACCGGCGCGACCGTGGTGGGGACGGCCATGGGTTCCCCCAACCTGCCCCTCACCGTCCCGGTTCCCCGCCCCCGCCTCTGGTGGCCGAACGATCCTTTTCTTTACGATCTCGACGTGATCCTGAAGAAGAACGGCGAGGAAGTGGATCGGGTGACCGGCTATTTCGGGATGCGCAAGATCTCTCTGGGTGCCGTCCGGGTCAACGACCGCGGCCCGGTCCAGAAACTCTTCCTCAACAATCGCTTTGTCTTTCAGATGGGGCCACTCGACCAGGGCTTTTGGCCCGACGGCCTCTATACCCATCCCACCGACGAAGCCCTGCGATGGGATGTCGAGCAGATCAAGGCTTGGGGATTCAATATGATCCGCAAGCACATCAAGGTGGAATCGCGCAGGTGGTTCTACCACTGCGACCGGGCCGGCCTCCTCGTCTGGCAGGACATGCCGAGCACCTTCAAGAAGCGGACCGAGTCGGAAAAAGCACAGTTTGAACTGGAACTTTCCCGGATGGTTCGGATGCACTGGAACAGCCCCTGCATCGTCAACTGGATCGTCTTCAACGAGCATTGGGGCGCTTACGATGTCGAGCGATTGACCAACTTCGTCATGGCCCTGGACCCCTCCCGCATGGTTACGGGCAACAGCGGGATCGACGCCGGGCAGCCGGATGTCGACTACCAGGTCGGCCATATCAAGGACAACCACCATTACCGCCCTCCTACCAACCCCCACCCCGCTCATAACCGGGCCACGGTCAATGGTGAATATGGCGCCATCGGCTACCTCCTCGAAGGTCATGTCTGGGACGTCGACGGCCCCTGGGTTCACTACAATTACGAAGGCAGGGAGGCCGCCACCGAAGAGTATGTGACATTCGTGGACCAACTCCTCGAGTTCAAGAGCAAGGATGCCCTCTCCGGCGCCGTCTATACCCAGTGGACCGATCTGGAAAACGAGATGAACGGTCTCTACACCTACGACCGCAAGGTTGAGAAGCTCGACCGGGACCGGGTGACCGCCGCCAACCGGTCTCTCTGGGAGGGTGACCTGAAGGGTGTCGAGACGACCAAGGTGGAGTTCACCAACACGACAGATGGCGGCGCGGCCGAGACGCCGGACTGA
- a CDS encoding pseudouridine synthase has protein sequence MTPIPPLDLLYQDDDLVVVNKPSGLISESRDPDEDSLVRRVTDWAGRPATLYHRLDRLTTGCILLGRTARFNRAIGLLFENKQVRKEYRAVVEGVWPRRGSAGSRPGWPRLAVGDGKAGRGTANRP, from the coding sequence ATGACCCCGATCCCGCCTCTCGATCTCCTTTATCAGGACGACGATCTGGTCGTGGTGAACAAACCGTCCGGCCTGATCAGCGAGTCCCGGGACCCGGACGAGGATTCGCTCGTCCGGCGAGTGACGGATTGGGCCGGCCGTCCCGCCACCCTGTATCACCGCCTCGACCGCCTGACGACGGGCTGTATCCTTCTGGGCAGGACGGCCCGGTTCAATCGTGCGATCGGTCTTCTCTTTGAGAACAAGCAGGTGCGCAAGGAATACCGGGCCGTGGTCGAAGGAGTCTGGCCGAGAAGGGGCTCAGCCGGATCGAGACCCGGCTGGCCCCGCTTGGCGGTGGGCGATGGGAAAGCCGGGAGAGGGACGGCAAATCGGCCCTGA
- a CDS encoding RimK family protein encodes MKISKNLIVVDDLRDWSPDWKNYPVISVDEYISNNEYTSSGYRIINLCRHDYKLSMGYYVSLLAEARSHRSMASARTLQNLTSKRMYTEGLEELNNVIQKSLSRIIHEDFALSIYFGQNLAQTHAKLSEILFNLFPCPLFKVQFTYHDDGWEIRELRPLGLNQVPKSHLFKVKEAMDGFLSKRWRSESNRVNTGYDLAILHDPEEKQPPSDTKALKAFIKAAEAAGLNAELITKKDYARLLEFDALFIRETTSLANHTYRFAVKAEREGMVVIDHPDSIRRCCNKVYLHEMLCKHRIAVPKTEILYARNIDRVIKSIGFPMVVKIPDSAFSLGVFKVASEPELRKTLQKLLKESDLVLAQEFLPTDFDWRIGILDRQPLFACRYFMSKDHWQIYNHGKKGDDFAGDFDTIPIADAPAEVVETALNAANLIGDGLYGVDMKQKDGRVFVIEVNDNPNVDSGIEDQHLGPALYERFIQSLLVRIEKSKQR; translated from the coding sequence ATGAAAATCTCGAAGAATCTGATCGTCGTGGACGATCTGAGAGACTGGTCGCCCGACTGGAAGAATTATCCGGTCATTTCGGTCGATGAATACATCTCGAACAACGAGTACACATCTTCCGGCTACCGGATCATCAATCTTTGCCGGCACGACTACAAACTCAGCATGGGCTACTACGTCTCGCTTCTCGCCGAAGCACGGAGCCACCGCTCCATGGCCAGCGCCCGAACGCTCCAGAACCTGACGAGCAAGCGCATGTACACGGAGGGTCTCGAAGAGCTGAACAACGTCATCCAGAAGAGCCTCTCCCGGATCATCCATGAGGACTTTGCCCTGAGCATCTATTTCGGTCAGAATCTGGCCCAGACCCACGCGAAGCTCTCGGAAATCCTCTTCAACCTCTTTCCCTGTCCGCTCTTCAAGGTCCAGTTCACCTACCATGATGATGGATGGGAGATCAGGGAACTGCGTCCCCTCGGGCTCAATCAGGTGCCCAAGTCGCACCTTTTCAAGGTCAAGGAGGCCATGGACGGGTTCCTTTCCAAGCGATGGCGCTCGGAATCGAACCGGGTCAATACCGGCTACGATCTCGCCATTCTTCACGATCCCGAGGAGAAACAGCCGCCGTCGGACACCAAGGCCCTGAAAGCCTTCATCAAGGCGGCGGAAGCGGCCGGGCTCAATGCCGAGCTCATCACCAAGAAGGATTACGCCCGGCTTCTCGAATTCGACGCCCTCTTCATCCGGGAAACGACCAGCCTGGCGAACCACACCTACCGGTTTGCGGTCAAGGCCGAGCGCGAAGGAATGGTGGTGATCGACCACCCCGACTCGATCCGGCGCTGTTGCAACAAGGTCTATCTCCACGAGATGCTCTGCAAGCACCGCATTGCCGTACCCAAGACGGAGATACTCTATGCCCGCAACATCGATCGGGTCATCAAGTCGATCGGGTTCCCGATGGTCGTCAAGATACCCGACAGCGCATTTTCGCTCGGCGTCTTCAAAGTCGCCTCCGAACCCGAGCTGCGCAAGACCCTCCAGAAACTGCTGAAGGAATCGGATCTTGTGCTCGCCCAGGAATTTCTGCCGACCGACTTCGACTGGCGCATCGGGATCCTCGATCGCCAGCCTCTTTTCGCCTGCCGCTACTTCATGAGCAAGGATCACTGGCAGATCTACAACCATGGCAAGAAGGGCGATGATTTCGCGGGGGATTTCGACACCATACCCATCGCCGATGCCCCGGCTGAAGTCGTCGAGACCGCCCTGAACGCGGCCAATCTCATCGGCGACGGTCTTTACGGCGTGGATATGAAGCAGAAGGACGGCCGGGTCTTTGTCATCGAGGTCAACGACAACCCGAATGTCGATTCCGGCATAGAGGACCAGCACCTCGGTCCGGCCCTCTACGAACGCTTCATCCAGAGCCTGCTCGTTCGTATTGAAAAATCCAAACAACGCTGA
- a CDS encoding class I SAM-dependent methyltransferase: MNSLGTLAADHWEDYEILQTGDGMKKERWGGIILVRPDPQVIWPLAARSWGHYDGLYQRQPTGGGQWDFRKRLPEHWTVRYRTLTFKIRPTNFKHTGLFPEQAVNWDWAAQRIRNHSGPFRLLNLFGYTGAASVAAAEAGASVTHVDAAKGMVQWCRENAALSGLEDAPIRYLVDDCLKFVEREKRRGSVYEGIVMDPPSFGRGKGGEIWKLEDDLWSLIQRTVPLLSDQASFFLLNTYTTGLSATILGNLLAMNLAPRKGSISVGELGLPITDGGITLPCGTIGRWESPGSLQS; the protein is encoded by the coding sequence ATGAATTCGCTCGGAACACTCGCTGCCGATCACTGGGAGGATTACGAGATCCTTCAGACCGGCGACGGCATGAAGAAGGAGCGCTGGGGAGGCATTATTCTCGTGCGGCCCGACCCCCAGGTCATCTGGCCCCTGGCCGCCCGCTCCTGGGGACACTACGACGGACTCTATCAGCGTCAGCCGACCGGTGGCGGCCAATGGGATTTCCGCAAGCGTTTGCCCGAGCATTGGACGGTCCGCTACCGGACCCTTACCTTCAAGATCCGGCCGACCAATTTCAAGCATACCGGCCTCTTCCCCGAACAGGCCGTCAACTGGGACTGGGCCGCTCAACGGATCCGTAACCATTCCGGACCCTTCCGACTCCTCAACCTTTTTGGCTATACCGGAGCCGCCAGCGTGGCCGCCGCCGAAGCAGGCGCCTCGGTCACCCATGTCGACGCCGCCAAAGGAATGGTCCAATGGTGCCGGGAGAATGCCGCCCTGAGCGGACTGGAAGACGCCCCCATCCGCTACCTCGTCGACGACTGCTTGAAATTCGTCGAACGGGAAAAGCGGCGCGGAAGCGTCTACGAGGGCATCGTGATGGATCCGCCGTCCTTTGGACGCGGGAAAGGCGGGGAGATCTGGAAACTCGAAGACGACCTCTGGTCACTCATTCAGCGAACCGTCCCCCTCCTCTCCGACCAGGCGTCGTTCTTTCTCCTCAATACCTATACGACCGGTCTATCCGCGACCATTCTCGGCAATCTGCTGGCGATGAATCTCGCCCCCCGCAAGGGATCCATCTCCGTGGGAGAACTCGGTCTGCCCATCACGGACGGCGGGATCACCCTGCCCTGCGGGACGATCGGTCGATGGGAGTCTCCCGGCAGCCTACAATCTTGA
- a CDS encoding lactate racemase domain-containing protein, whose protein sequence is MSSDLPLPESIIAPSGKEVSSNQVDQVIARWLTGTDLVGKRVLVIVPDATRTAPIGTVFKSLHRQIAGQASCVHVIVALGTHPPMSHDAICDRLETTPADRERDYPGVRLFNHAWDQDAALKTIGTLSRDEVHALSDGRFSLDVEVRVNRMIDDYDDLIIIGPVFPHEVVGFSGGNKYFFPGISGPEVLNFFHWLGAVVTTPMVIGNKWTPVRKVVDRVAAMIPNRKHCLAPVVDGGRFAGFFAGTPEGAWDKASDLSAELNIEYRDKPFHTVLSCAPRMYDEIWVAAKCMYKLEPVVADGGELIIYAPHLHEVSVTHGEWIRKIGYHCCDYIVKQWDRFKDFPWGILAHSSHVSGLGTYENGVEKLRIKVTLASQIPADECRRLNLHYRDPDTINPDDYANREDEGILLVRKAGERLFHLRQKPAWAGGTGA, encoded by the coding sequence ATGTCATCCGACTTGCCCCTCCCCGAATCCATCATCGCCCCCTCCGGAAAGGAAGTCTCCTCCAACCAGGTGGATCAGGTCATCGCCCGGTGGTTGACCGGCACCGATCTAGTCGGCAAACGGGTCCTGGTCATTGTTCCGGATGCCACCCGGACCGCTCCGATCGGCACCGTCTTCAAGAGTCTCCACCGCCAGATCGCCGGACAGGCTTCCTGTGTGCATGTGATCGTGGCCCTGGGCACCCACCCCCCCATGAGTCACGATGCCATCTGTGACCGTCTGGAGACCACCCCCGCGGATCGCGAGCGCGACTACCCCGGGGTCAGGCTCTTCAACCATGCCTGGGACCAGGATGCCGCCCTGAAAACCATCGGCACGCTTTCCAGGGATGAGGTCCACGCGCTTTCCGACGGACGGTTTTCCCTGGATGTTGAGGTCCGGGTCAACCGGATGATCGATGATTACGATGACCTGATCATCATCGGTCCGGTTTTCCCGCATGAGGTCGTGGGTTTCTCCGGGGGCAACAAGTACTTCTTTCCCGGTATCAGCGGTCCGGAGGTGCTCAACTTCTTCCATTGGCTCGGTGCGGTCGTGACCACCCCCATGGTCATCGGCAACAAGTGGACGCCGGTCCGCAAGGTGGTGGATCGGGTGGCCGCGATGATTCCCAACCGAAAGCACTGTCTCGCTCCGGTGGTCGACGGCGGTCGCTTCGCCGGCTTTTTCGCCGGAACGCCCGAGGGAGCCTGGGACAAGGCCAGTGACCTCTCGGCCGAACTCAATATCGAATACCGCGACAAACCCTTTCATACCGTGCTCTCCTGCGCCCCCAGGATGTACGATGAAATCTGGGTCGCCGCCAAATGCATGTACAAGCTGGAGCCGGTGGTGGCCGACGGGGGCGAGCTCATCATCTATGCCCCGCACCTCCATGAAGTCTCCGTCACCCACGGCGAGTGGATACGCAAGATCGGGTACCACTGTTGCGACTACATCGTGAAGCAATGGGACCGGTTCAAGGATTTTCCATGGGGTATACTTGCCCATTCCTCTCATGTCTCCGGTCTGGGCACCTATGAAAACGGGGTCGAGAAACTGAGGATCAAGGTGACCCTGGCCAGTCAAATTCCCGCAGACGAGTGCCGGAGGCTCAATCTGCACTACCGGGATCCGGACACGATCAACCCGGATGACTACGCCAACCGCGAGGACGAGGGGATCCTCCTTGTGCGCAAGGCCGGTGAACGCCTCTTCCACCTCCGGCAGAAACCGGCCTGGGCCGGCGGCACGGGTGCCTGA
- the pnuC gene encoding nicotinamide riboside transporter PnuC, with product MSPILESIWQGMIGASALEQVGTVLGIIGVGLMIRRKIWAFPVGLIQVAIFGWVCFEGKLYSETVLQGIFFAALAYGWWHWTHPDGREVQELPIQRLTSVQALAWSAGTLLLWGVWGSAMARLTNAALPYWDGFVFAASVASQWLQARKVLANWIGWLIANTVAIGVFWTKEYYWFAVLYGIFWCMSLGGLKAWLKAWKEQESDA from the coding sequence TTGTCTCCCATCCTTGAATCCATCTGGCAGGGCATGATCGGGGCGTCCGCCCTCGAGCAGGTCGGGACCGTGCTCGGGATCATCGGGGTAGGCCTGATGATCAGGCGAAAGATCTGGGCCTTTCCCGTCGGGCTGATCCAGGTGGCCATATTCGGGTGGGTCTGCTTTGAAGGGAAACTTTACTCGGAAACCGTTCTCCAGGGCATCTTCTTCGCCGCCCTCGCCTACGGCTGGTGGCACTGGACGCACCCGGATGGGCGGGAAGTCCAAGAATTGCCCATCCAGCGGCTCACGTCGGTGCAAGCCCTCGCCTGGTCCGCAGGAACCCTCCTGCTCTGGGGCGTCTGGGGAAGCGCCATGGCCCGCCTGACCAATGCCGCCCTGCCCTACTGGGACGGGTTCGTCTTCGCCGCAAGTGTGGCCTCACAATGGCTGCAGGCGCGCAAGGTCCTCGCCAACTGGATCGGCTGGCTGATCGCCAATACCGTGGCCATCGGCGTCTTCTGGACCAAGGAATACTACTGGTTCGCGGTGCTCTATGGGATTTTCTGGTGCATGTCCCTCGGTGGCCTGAAGGCGTGGCTCAAAGCCTGGAAGGAGCAGGAATCCGATGCCTGA